One Paramisgurnus dabryanus chromosome 8, PD_genome_1.1, whole genome shotgun sequence DNA window includes the following coding sequences:
- the lsr gene encoding lipolysis-stimulated lipoprotein receptor isoform X1, with amino-acid sequence MHQGIFFALFLFTGFTQAINVICPYPRHVVILFQPVTLRCDYTTTAQNPPLISWKYKSYCRDPIQAAMNPSSADNAIAQSNPNYNPNIECADSLRTVRIVASKQTAVTLGKEYQGRQISITNNADLTISQTAWGDSGVYVCSVASAQDLSGNGECFTELIVLERKSNTTDLLPGIDLLVMEDWLLVLLVVLGFLLLLLLIGICWCQCCPHTCCCYVSCPCCPERCCCPRALYEAGKMVKSGIASQYAPTVYAPSMYGQPAYGQPGIPMLPMPGQYPGQPSNGYGRDFDGASSVGQGSQVPLLQDHSGGNRSGYRVQADQDGNPTRVLYYMERELANLDPSRPVHAPVDAMSEVTSLHDGLDSRNRGRSRPPQLNTVYDDVDENMSTISSVSQHIRREEPRRGPDTRGRARSMENLDDIGRNYRDRDDYPPPSRGGGHRGGGRGSDDEWSSSGRGYDRDRDDDRRRRDYTPDRRRNESFRGVGFQGRRALSRDDLMNLEPDRDRRGRDAYDDSFLREAMEKKKMGEQQRARSREHLDSESDRSDRNRGAPRGPPPLPLAPASGNPDRRGNNSHFPPPPPPYTEDNDSLASSKKSNLKKNGAVSRESLVV; translated from the exons ATGCATCAGGGTATATTCTTTGCCCTGTTTTTGTTTACAG GTTTCACTCAAGCCATCAATGTGATATGTCCTTATCCACGCCATGTGGTCATATTGTTCCAGCCAGTCACTCTTCGCTGTGATTACACCACCACGGCTCAAAATCCCCCTCTGATAAGCTGGAAATACAAGTCCTATTGCAGAGACCCAATCCAAGCTGCAATGAACCCCAGCAGTGCGGACAATGCCATCGCACAATCAAACCCCAACTACAACCCCAACATAGAGTGCGCAGACAGCCTCAGGACCGTACGCATAGTGGCTTCAAAACAGACGGCCGTCACGCTTGGGAAAGAGTATCAGGGTCGCCAGATCAGCATCACTAATA ATGCGGACCTTACTATTTCTCAGACGGCGTGGGGTGACAGCGGTGTGTACGTCTGTAGCGTTGCTTCGGCCCAGGACCTTTCAGGAAATGGCGAATGTTTCACAGAGCTCATTGTGCTGG AGAGAAAGTCAAATACTACAGACCTGCTGCCTGGCATTGATTTACtggtcatggaag ACTGGTTGTTGGTGTTGTTGGTGGTCCTGGGCTTCTTGTTGCTGTTACTCCTGATCGGGATTTGCTGGTGTCAGTGTTGTCCTCACACCTGCTGCTGTTACGTCAGCTGTCCCTGCTGCCCGGAGCGCTGCTGCTGTCCCCGCGCCT TATACGAGGCAGGTAAAATGGTAAAGTCTGGTATCGCCAGTCAGTACGCCCCCACCGTCTACGCCCCAAGCATGTACGGCCAACCGGCTTACGGACAACCGGGCATTCCCATGCTGCCTATGCCAGGACAATACCCTGGACAACCCTCAAATGGCTACGGCAGAGATTTTGATGGGGCCAGCTCAG TTGGTCAAGGGTCGCAGGTGCCACTTCTGCAAGACCACAGCGGAGGAA ACCGCAGTGGATACCGTGTTCAGGCCGATCAAGATGGAAACCCAACTCGGGTGCTTTACTACATGGAGCGAGAACTGGCCAACCTCGACCCCAGTCGCCCAGTACACGCTCCAG TGGATGCTATGAGTGAGGTGACTTCACTGCATGACGGTCTAGACTCTCGAAATCGAGGTCGTTCGAGACCTCCTCAGCTCAACACGGTCTACGATGATGTGGATGAAAACATGAGCACCATAAGCAGCGTCTCGCAACACATCCGACGGGAAGAACCCAGACGTGGACCTGACACTCGAGGGCGTGCACGCTCCATGGAAAACTTGGACGATATTGGCCGGAATTACAGAGACCGAGATGACTATCCACCTCCTAGCAGAGGCGGTGGGCACAGGGGCGGCGGGAGAGG TTCGGATGATGAATGGAGCAGCAGCGGGCGAGGTTACGACCGAGACAGAGACGATGACCGTCGTCGCCGTGACTACACACCCGATCGTCGCCGCAACGAATCCTTCCGTGGTGTCGGCTTCCAGGGACGCCGCGCCCTTAGCCGAGATGACTTGATGAATCTGGAGCCCGACCGTGATCGCAGAGGCCGGGATGCTTACGATGACAGCTTCCTACGGGAGGCCATGGAGAAGAAGAAGATGGGCGAGCAGCAGAGGGCTCGCAGCCGAGAGCATCTGGACAGCGAGAGCGACCGCTCTGATCGTAACAGAGGGGCACCAAGAGGACCTCCACCTCTGCCCCTTGCCCCAGCCTCTGGAAACCCAGATCGCCGTGGCAACAACAGCCACTTCCCACCTCCACCGCCACCTTACACGGAGGACAATGATAGCTTGGCATCATCCAAGAAGAGCAACTTAAAAAAG AATGGAGCCGTGAGTCGAGAGAGTTTGGTGGTATAA
- the lsr gene encoding lipolysis-stimulated lipoprotein receptor isoform X4, with amino-acid sequence MHQGIFFALFLFTGFTQAINVICPYPRHVVILFQPVTLRCDYTTTAQNPPLISWKYKSYCRDPIQAAMNPSSADNAIAQSNPNYNPNIECADSLRTVRIVASKQTAVTLGKEYQGRQISITNNADLTISQTAWGDSGVYVCSVASAQDLSGNGECFTELIVLERKSNTTDLLPGIDLLVMEDWLLVLLVVLGFLLLLLLIGICWCQCCPHTCCCYVSCPCCPERCCCPRALYEAGKMVKSGIASQYAPTVYAPSMYGQPAYGQPGIPMLPMPGQYPGQPSNGYGRDFDGASSVGQGSQVPLLQDHSGGNRSGYRVQADQDGNPTRVLYYMERELANLDPSRPVHAPGKYNRLDAMSEVTSLHDGLDSRNRGRSRPPQLNTVYDDVDENMSTISSVSQHIRREEPRRGPDTRGRARSMENLDDIGRNYRDRDDYPPPSRGGGHRGGGRGSDDEWSSSGRGYDRDRDDDRRRRDYTPDRRRNESFRGVGFQGRRALSRDDLMNLEPDRDRRGRDAYDDSFLREAMEKKKMGEQQRARSREHLDSESDRSDRNRGAPRGPPPLPLAPASGNPDRRGNNSHFPPPPPPYTEDNDSLASSKKSNLKKNGAVSRESLVV; translated from the exons ATGCATCAGGGTATATTCTTTGCCCTGTTTTTGTTTACAG GTTTCACTCAAGCCATCAATGTGATATGTCCTTATCCACGCCATGTGGTCATATTGTTCCAGCCAGTCACTCTTCGCTGTGATTACACCACCACGGCTCAAAATCCCCCTCTGATAAGCTGGAAATACAAGTCCTATTGCAGAGACCCAATCCAAGCTGCAATGAACCCCAGCAGTGCGGACAATGCCATCGCACAATCAAACCCCAACTACAACCCCAACATAGAGTGCGCAGACAGCCTCAGGACCGTACGCATAGTGGCTTCAAAACAGACGGCCGTCACGCTTGGGAAAGAGTATCAGGGTCGCCAGATCAGCATCACTAATA ATGCGGACCTTACTATTTCTCAGACGGCGTGGGGTGACAGCGGTGTGTACGTCTGTAGCGTTGCTTCGGCCCAGGACCTTTCAGGAAATGGCGAATGTTTCACAGAGCTCATTGTGCTGG AGAGAAAGTCAAATACTACAGACCTGCTGCCTGGCATTGATTTACtggtcatggaag ACTGGTTGTTGGTGTTGTTGGTGGTCCTGGGCTTCTTGTTGCTGTTACTCCTGATCGGGATTTGCTGGTGTCAGTGTTGTCCTCACACCTGCTGCTGTTACGTCAGCTGTCCCTGCTGCCCGGAGCGCTGCTGCTGTCCCCGCGCCT TATACGAGGCAGGTAAAATGGTAAAGTCTGGTATCGCCAGTCAGTACGCCCCCACCGTCTACGCCCCAAGCATGTACGGCCAACCGGCTTACGGACAACCGGGCATTCCCATGCTGCCTATGCCAGGACAATACCCTGGACAACCCTCAAATGGCTACGGCAGAGATTTTGATGGGGCCAGCTCAG TTGGTCAAGGGTCGCAGGTGCCACTTCTGCAAGACCACAGCGGAGGAA ACCGCAGTGGATACCGTGTTCAGGCCGATCAAGATGGAAACCCAACTCGGGTGCTTTACTACATGGAGCGAGAACTGGCCAACCTCGACCCCAGTCGCCCAGTACACGCTCCAGGCAAATACAATCGTC TGGATGCTATGAGTGAGGTGACTTCACTGCATGACGGTCTAGACTCTCGAAATCGAGGTCGTTCGAGACCTCCTCAGCTCAACACGGTCTACGATGATGTGGATGAAAACATGAGCACCATAAGCAGCGTCTCGCAACACATCCGACGGGAAGAACCCAGACGTGGACCTGACACTCGAGGGCGTGCACGCTCCATGGAAAACTTGGACGATATTGGCCGGAATTACAGAGACCGAGATGACTATCCACCTCCTAGCAGAGGCGGTGGGCACAGGGGCGGCGGGAGAGG TTCGGATGATGAATGGAGCAGCAGCGGGCGAGGTTACGACCGAGACAGAGACGATGACCGTCGTCGCCGTGACTACACACCCGATCGTCGCCGCAACGAATCCTTCCGTGGTGTCGGCTTCCAGGGACGCCGCGCCCTTAGCCGAGATGACTTGATGAATCTGGAGCCCGACCGTGATCGCAGAGGCCGGGATGCTTACGATGACAGCTTCCTACGGGAGGCCATGGAGAAGAAGAAGATGGGCGAGCAGCAGAGGGCTCGCAGCCGAGAGCATCTGGACAGCGAGAGCGACCGCTCTGATCGTAACAGAGGGGCACCAAGAGGACCTCCACCTCTGCCCCTTGCCCCAGCCTCTGGAAACCCAGATCGCCGTGGCAACAACAGCCACTTCCCACCTCCACCGCCACCTTACACGGAGGACAATGATAGCTTGGCATCATCCAAGAAGAGCAACTTAAAAAAG AATGGAGCCGTGAGTCGAGAGAGTTTGGTGGTATAA
- the lsr gene encoding lipolysis-stimulated lipoprotein receptor isoform X2, whose amino-acid sequence MHQGIFFALFLFTGFTQAINVICPYPRHVVILFQPVTLRCDYTTTAQNPPLISWKYKSYCRDPIQAAMNPSSADNAIAQSNPNYNPNIECADSLRTVRIVASKQTAVTLGKEYQGRQISITNNADLTISQTAWGDSGVYVCSVASAQDLSGNGECFTELIVLDWLLVLLVVLGFLLLLLLIGICWCQCCPHTCCCYVSCPCCPERCCCPRALYEAGKMVKSGIASQYAPTVYAPSMYGQPAYGQPGIPMLPMPGQYPGQPSNGYGRDFDGASSVGQGSQVPLLQDHSGGNRSGYRVQADQDGNPTRVLYYMERELANLDPSRPVHAPGKYNRLDAMSEVTSLHDGLDSRNRGRSRPPQLNTVYDDVDENMSTISSVSQHIRREEPRRGPDTRGRARSMENLDDIGRNYRDRDDYPPPSRGGGHRGGGRGSDDEWSSSGRGYDRDRDDDRRRRDYTPDRRRNESFRGVGFQGRRALSRDDLMNLEPDRDRRGRDAYDDSFLREAMEKKKMGEQQRARSREHLDSESDRSDRNRGAPRGPPPLPLAPASGNPDRRGNNSHFPPPPPPYTEDNDSLASSKKSNLKKNGAVSRESLVV is encoded by the exons ATGCATCAGGGTATATTCTTTGCCCTGTTTTTGTTTACAG GTTTCACTCAAGCCATCAATGTGATATGTCCTTATCCACGCCATGTGGTCATATTGTTCCAGCCAGTCACTCTTCGCTGTGATTACACCACCACGGCTCAAAATCCCCCTCTGATAAGCTGGAAATACAAGTCCTATTGCAGAGACCCAATCCAAGCTGCAATGAACCCCAGCAGTGCGGACAATGCCATCGCACAATCAAACCCCAACTACAACCCCAACATAGAGTGCGCAGACAGCCTCAGGACCGTACGCATAGTGGCTTCAAAACAGACGGCCGTCACGCTTGGGAAAGAGTATCAGGGTCGCCAGATCAGCATCACTAATA ATGCGGACCTTACTATTTCTCAGACGGCGTGGGGTGACAGCGGTGTGTACGTCTGTAGCGTTGCTTCGGCCCAGGACCTTTCAGGAAATGGCGAATGTTTCACAGAGCTCATTGTGCTGG ACTGGTTGTTGGTGTTGTTGGTGGTCCTGGGCTTCTTGTTGCTGTTACTCCTGATCGGGATTTGCTGGTGTCAGTGTTGTCCTCACACCTGCTGCTGTTACGTCAGCTGTCCCTGCTGCCCGGAGCGCTGCTGCTGTCCCCGCGCCT TATACGAGGCAGGTAAAATGGTAAAGTCTGGTATCGCCAGTCAGTACGCCCCCACCGTCTACGCCCCAAGCATGTACGGCCAACCGGCTTACGGACAACCGGGCATTCCCATGCTGCCTATGCCAGGACAATACCCTGGACAACCCTCAAATGGCTACGGCAGAGATTTTGATGGGGCCAGCTCAG TTGGTCAAGGGTCGCAGGTGCCACTTCTGCAAGACCACAGCGGAGGAA ACCGCAGTGGATACCGTGTTCAGGCCGATCAAGATGGAAACCCAACTCGGGTGCTTTACTACATGGAGCGAGAACTGGCCAACCTCGACCCCAGTCGCCCAGTACACGCTCCAGGCAAATACAATCGTC TGGATGCTATGAGTGAGGTGACTTCACTGCATGACGGTCTAGACTCTCGAAATCGAGGTCGTTCGAGACCTCCTCAGCTCAACACGGTCTACGATGATGTGGATGAAAACATGAGCACCATAAGCAGCGTCTCGCAACACATCCGACGGGAAGAACCCAGACGTGGACCTGACACTCGAGGGCGTGCACGCTCCATGGAAAACTTGGACGATATTGGCCGGAATTACAGAGACCGAGATGACTATCCACCTCCTAGCAGAGGCGGTGGGCACAGGGGCGGCGGGAGAGG TTCGGATGATGAATGGAGCAGCAGCGGGCGAGGTTACGACCGAGACAGAGACGATGACCGTCGTCGCCGTGACTACACACCCGATCGTCGCCGCAACGAATCCTTCCGTGGTGTCGGCTTCCAGGGACGCCGCGCCCTTAGCCGAGATGACTTGATGAATCTGGAGCCCGACCGTGATCGCAGAGGCCGGGATGCTTACGATGACAGCTTCCTACGGGAGGCCATGGAGAAGAAGAAGATGGGCGAGCAGCAGAGGGCTCGCAGCCGAGAGCATCTGGACAGCGAGAGCGACCGCTCTGATCGTAACAGAGGGGCACCAAGAGGACCTCCACCTCTGCCCCTTGCCCCAGCCTCTGGAAACCCAGATCGCCGTGGCAACAACAGCCACTTCCCACCTCCACCGCCACCTTACACGGAGGACAATGATAGCTTGGCATCATCCAAGAAGAGCAACTTAAAAAAG AATGGAGCCGTGAGTCGAGAGAGTTTGGTGGTATAA
- the lsr gene encoding lipolysis-stimulated lipoprotein receptor isoform X3 — MHQGIFFALFLFTGFTQAINVICPYPRHVVILFQPVTLRCDYTTTAQNPPLISWKYKSYCRDPIQAAMNPSSADNAIAQSNPNYNPNIECADSLRTVRIVASKQTAVTLGKEYQGRQISITNNADLTISQTAWGDSGVYVCSVASAQDLSGNGECFTELIVLDWLLVLLVVLGFLLLLLLIGICWCQCCPHTCCCYVSCPCCPERCCCPRALYEAGKMVKSGIASQYAPTVYAPSMYGQPAYGQPGIPMLPMPGQYPGQPSNGYGRDFDGASSVGQGSQVPLLQDHSGGNRSGYRVQADQDGNPTRVLYYMERELANLDPSRPVHAPVDAMSEVTSLHDGLDSRNRGRSRPPQLNTVYDDVDENMSTISSVSQHIRREEPRRGPDTRGRARSMENLDDIGRNYRDRDDYPPPSRGGGHRGGGRGSDDEWSSSGRGYDRDRDDDRRRRDYTPDRRRNESFRGVGFQGRRALSRDDLMNLEPDRDRRGRDAYDDSFLREAMEKKKMGEQQRARSREHLDSESDRSDRNRGAPRGPPPLPLAPASGNPDRRGNNSHFPPPPPPYTEDNDSLASSKKSNLKKNGAVSRESLVV, encoded by the exons ATGCATCAGGGTATATTCTTTGCCCTGTTTTTGTTTACAG GTTTCACTCAAGCCATCAATGTGATATGTCCTTATCCACGCCATGTGGTCATATTGTTCCAGCCAGTCACTCTTCGCTGTGATTACACCACCACGGCTCAAAATCCCCCTCTGATAAGCTGGAAATACAAGTCCTATTGCAGAGACCCAATCCAAGCTGCAATGAACCCCAGCAGTGCGGACAATGCCATCGCACAATCAAACCCCAACTACAACCCCAACATAGAGTGCGCAGACAGCCTCAGGACCGTACGCATAGTGGCTTCAAAACAGACGGCCGTCACGCTTGGGAAAGAGTATCAGGGTCGCCAGATCAGCATCACTAATA ATGCGGACCTTACTATTTCTCAGACGGCGTGGGGTGACAGCGGTGTGTACGTCTGTAGCGTTGCTTCGGCCCAGGACCTTTCAGGAAATGGCGAATGTTTCACAGAGCTCATTGTGCTGG ACTGGTTGTTGGTGTTGTTGGTGGTCCTGGGCTTCTTGTTGCTGTTACTCCTGATCGGGATTTGCTGGTGTCAGTGTTGTCCTCACACCTGCTGCTGTTACGTCAGCTGTCCCTGCTGCCCGGAGCGCTGCTGCTGTCCCCGCGCCT TATACGAGGCAGGTAAAATGGTAAAGTCTGGTATCGCCAGTCAGTACGCCCCCACCGTCTACGCCCCAAGCATGTACGGCCAACCGGCTTACGGACAACCGGGCATTCCCATGCTGCCTATGCCAGGACAATACCCTGGACAACCCTCAAATGGCTACGGCAGAGATTTTGATGGGGCCAGCTCAG TTGGTCAAGGGTCGCAGGTGCCACTTCTGCAAGACCACAGCGGAGGAA ACCGCAGTGGATACCGTGTTCAGGCCGATCAAGATGGAAACCCAACTCGGGTGCTTTACTACATGGAGCGAGAACTGGCCAACCTCGACCCCAGTCGCCCAGTACACGCTCCAG TGGATGCTATGAGTGAGGTGACTTCACTGCATGACGGTCTAGACTCTCGAAATCGAGGTCGTTCGAGACCTCCTCAGCTCAACACGGTCTACGATGATGTGGATGAAAACATGAGCACCATAAGCAGCGTCTCGCAACACATCCGACGGGAAGAACCCAGACGTGGACCTGACACTCGAGGGCGTGCACGCTCCATGGAAAACTTGGACGATATTGGCCGGAATTACAGAGACCGAGATGACTATCCACCTCCTAGCAGAGGCGGTGGGCACAGGGGCGGCGGGAGAGG TTCGGATGATGAATGGAGCAGCAGCGGGCGAGGTTACGACCGAGACAGAGACGATGACCGTCGTCGCCGTGACTACACACCCGATCGTCGCCGCAACGAATCCTTCCGTGGTGTCGGCTTCCAGGGACGCCGCGCCCTTAGCCGAGATGACTTGATGAATCTGGAGCCCGACCGTGATCGCAGAGGCCGGGATGCTTACGATGACAGCTTCCTACGGGAGGCCATGGAGAAGAAGAAGATGGGCGAGCAGCAGAGGGCTCGCAGCCGAGAGCATCTGGACAGCGAGAGCGACCGCTCTGATCGTAACAGAGGGGCACCAAGAGGACCTCCACCTCTGCCCCTTGCCCCAGCCTCTGGAAACCCAGATCGCCGTGGCAACAACAGCCACTTCCCACCTCCACCGCCACCTTACACGGAGGACAATGATAGCTTGGCATCATCCAAGAAGAGCAACTTAAAAAAG AATGGAGCCGTGAGTCGAGAGAGTTTGGTGGTATAA